From Bradyrhizobium sp. NDS-1, the proteins below share one genomic window:
- a CDS encoding endonuclease domain-containing protein produces the protein MPHDEVPQLQRTRAKLIVELDGESHDLEDRIRHDERRDQWFVSRGYRVLRFTNDDVMKNLEGVVLSIIEAAEQAVPLSLTLPRKGGGNPSSDASLTDDKSGASPGVEEA, from the coding sequence ATGCCACACGACGAGGTCCCTCAGTTGCAAAGAACCCGCGCCAAGCTCATCGTTGAGCTCGATGGTGAGAGCCACGATCTCGAAGACCGCATACGCCACGATGAGCGACGCGACCAATGGTTCGTATCCCGCGGATACCGTGTGCTGCGTTTCACCAACGACGACGTGATGAAAAATCTCGAGGGGGTTGTTCTTTCCATTATCGAAGCAGCGGAGCAAGCGGTACCCCTCTCCCTAACCCTCCCCCGCAAGGGGGGAGGGAACCCGTCCAGCGATGCGTCCCTGACTGATGACAAGAGTGGCGCG